One window of the Trifolium pratense cultivar HEN17-A07 linkage group LG2, ARS_RC_1.1, whole genome shotgun sequence genome contains the following:
- the LOC123907505 gene encoding probable LRR receptor-like serine/threonine-protein kinase At3g47570 → MKSFSFLSPTLFLLFLFTFNLIVAVAAILGNQTDYFALLKFKESISTDPYKSLESWNSSIHFCKWRGITCSPMHQRVIGLNLEGYRLHGSLSPHVANLTFLKNLNLRNNSFFGEITQELGQLLQLQQLYLDYNSFVGKIPTNLTYCTNLKWLILDRNNLIGKIPIEIASLKMLQTLSVSSNKLTGEIPSFIGNFSSIKQLNFGHNNLEGDIPQAICLLKNLTFLAVGLNNLSGSPPFCLYNITSLTMLNMPLNNFHGPLPFNMFHTLPNLQYLEMGGNQFSGLIPTSLNSSSSIILFDISSNHFVGQVPSLGRLKDLHFLILELNNLGYNSTKDLHFLKSLTNCSKLEAFSISDNNFGGNLPNYIGNLSTELTNIHVGANQITGKIPRELGNLIGLILLAMGSNHFEGIIPTTFGKFQKMQVLSLSENKLSGDIPHFITNLSQLFDLNLQHNMFEGNIPRSIGNCQKLQILELSHNKIRGTIPLEVFTLFSLTNILDLSHNSLSGSLPREVGMLKNIDWLDVSENHLSGNIPETIGECTSLEYLLLEGNSFNGTIPSSLASHKGLRYLDLSSNQFYGPIPDAMQNISSLEYLNVSFNMLEGEVPTHGVFGNATQVAISGNNKLCGGIAQLHLPPCHIKGIKHPKHHKFRMIIVIVSVVSFLLILSFIITTYWMRKRNKKRSFDSPTIDQLTKVSYQTLHRGTDGFSTRNLIGSGSFGSVYRGNLVSEDNFVAVKVLNLQKQGAHKSFIVECNALKNIRHRNLVKILTCCSSTDYTGQEFKALVFDYMKNGSLEQWLHPEILNAEPPTTLDLGQRLNIIIDVASALHYLHHECEQLVIHCDLKPSNVLLDNDMVAHVSDFGISRLIFTIGGTSHTVTSTIGIKGTVGYAPPEYGMGSEVSTCGDMYSFGILILEMLTGRRPTDETLEDGQNLHNFLRISFPDNLIKILDPHIVSRDAGVSIQDGNSENLIPRIEQCLVSLFKIGLVCSMESPKERMNIVEVNRELIIIKKAFLAGVRALH, encoded by the exons ATGAAGTCATTTTCTTTCTTGTCACCTACACTTTTTCTGCTTTTTCTGTTTACCTTCAATTTAATTGTGGCCGTGGCTGCAATATTAGGAAACCAAACAGATTATTTTGCATTgctcaaattcaaagaatcaataTCCACTGATCCGTATAAAAGTCTGGAATCTTGGAATTCGTCCATCCACTTTTGTAAGTGGCGTGGAATCACATGCAGCCCCATGCATCAAAGAGTTATAGGGTTGAATTTAGAAGGATATAGGTTACATGGATCTTTATCTCCCCATGTTGCCAATCTCACTTTTCTAAAAAATCTCAACCTTAGAAATAATAGCTTCTTTGGAGAAATCACACAGGAGTTGGGTCAGTTGCTACAATTGCAACAACTTTATCTCGATTATAACTCATTTGTAGGTAAAATTCCTACAAACTTGACATATTGCACCAATCTTAAATGGTTAATCTTGGATAGGAACAATCTCATTGGTAAAATACCAATTGAAATTGCCTCTTTGAAAATGCTGCAAACCTTGTCTGTTTCTAGTAACAAATTAACCGGAGAAATCCCTTCATTCATAGGGAATTTTTCATCCATAAAGCAGTTAAATTTTGGTCATAACAACTTAGAAGGAGATATTCCACAAGCAATTTGTCTGCTAAAAAACTTGACATTTTTAGCTGTGGGTCTGAACAATTTGTCAGGTAGCCCTCCTTTTTGTCTTTACAACATCACATCACTTACTATGCTTAACATGCCATTGAATAACTTTCATGGCCCTCTTCCATTCAACATGTTCCACACCCTCCCCAATCTCCAATATTTAGAAATGGGAGGAAATCAATTTTCAGGTCTAATCCCCACTTCCTTgaattcatcttcttccatcATTTTATTTGATATAAGTAGTAATCATTTTGTTGGACAAGTTCCAAGTCTAGGAAGGCTAAAAGATTTACATTTTCTGATTTTAGAATTGAACAATTTAGGCTATAATTCAACTAAGGATTtgcattttttaaaatctttgacAAACTGCAGTAAACTAGAAGCATTTTCTATATCCGATAATAATTTTGGAGGTAATTTGCCAAATTACATTGGCAATTTATCCACTGAACTTACTAACATACATGTTGGAGCTAATCAGATAACAGGAAAAATTCCTAGAGAATTAGGCAATTTAATTGGCTTAATTTTATTGGCCATGGGATCAAACCACTTCGAAGGAATTATTCCAACTACATTTGGGAAATTTCAAAAGATGCAAGTGTTATCTTTGAGCGAAAACAAGTTGTCGGGGGATATACCACACTTTATAACCAATCTCAGtcaattgtttgatttgaatttaCAGCATAATATGTTTGAAGGAAATATTCCTCGGAGCATAGGAAACTGtcaaaaattacaaattttagAACTTTCGCATAATAAGATTAGAGGAACCATACCTTTAGAGgtttttactcttttttctttaacaaacatCTTGGACTTGTCACATAACTCTTTGAGTGGTAGCTTACCAAGAGAAGTGGGTATGCTAAAAAATATAGATTGGCTAGACGTCTCTGAGAATCATTTGTCTGGGAATATTCCCGAAACTATTGGTGAATGCACAAGCTTAGAATACCTTCTTTTGGAAGGGAACTCCTTCAATGGAACAATACCATCCTCTTTGGCTTCTCACAAAGGTCTGCGATATTTAGACCTTTCAAGCAATCAATTCTACGGACCAATTCCTGATGCTATGCAAAACATCTCTAGCTTAGAATACTTGAATGTTTCTTTCAACATGTTGGAAGGTGAGGTGCCGACACATGGTGTATTTGGAAATGCAACCCAAGTAGCAATTAGTGGAAACAATAAGCTTTGTGGAGGTATTGCACAACTGCATCTACCACCATGCCATATCAAGGGCATAAAACACCCAAAACACCATAAATTCAGGATGATAATAGTGATAGTTAGTGTGGTTTCTTTCCTTCTCATTCTTTCATTTATTATAACTACCTATTGGATgaggaaaagaaataaaaaacgatCTTTTGATTCACCAACAATTGATCAACTAACTAAGGTTTCATATCAAACCTTACATCGAGGAACCGATGGGTTCTCAACTAGAAACTTGATAGGCTCAGGAAGTTTTGGTTCTGTGTACCGAGGAAATCTTGTGTCAGAAGATAATTTTGTTGCTGTAAAGGTCTTGAACCTACAAAAACAGGGAGCTCACAAGAGTTTTATTGTTGAATGTAATGCACTCAAAAATATTAGACACCGAAATTTAGTTAAGATCTTAACATGTTGTTCGAGTACAGATTACACAGGCCAAGAATTTAAAGCTTTAGTTTTTGATTACATGAAAAATGGAAGCTTAGAACAATGGTTGCATCCTGAGATTTTAAATGCAGAGCCTCCAACAACATTGGACCTCGGTCAAAGATTAAACATCATTATCGATGTTGCTTCTGCATTACATTATCTTCATCATGAATGTGAGCAGTTGGTCATTCACTGTGATCTAAAGCCAAGCAATGTCCTTCTTGATAATGACATGGTTGCACATGTGAGTGATTTTGGCATATCAAGACTCATCTTCACCATTGGCGGTACCTCCCATACAGTTACCAGTACAATTGGAATAAAGGGAACTGTTGGCTATGCTCCCCCGG AGTATGGAATGGGTTCTGAAGTGTCCACATGTGGTGACATGTATAGCTTTGGAATTCTAATATTGGAAATGCTTACTGGTAGAAGACCCACCGATGAAACTTTGGAAGATGGTCAAAATCTGCATAACTTTCTTCGGATTTCATTTCCTGATAATCTTATAAAGATTTTAGACCCACATATTGTATCAAGAGATGCTGGAGTTTCAATACAAGATGGAAACAGTGAGAATCTTATTCCAAGGATAGAGCAGTGCTTAGTTTCACTTTTTAAGATTGGACTTGTTTGTTCGATGGAGTcaccaaaagaaagaatgaatattGTGGAAGTTAATAGAGAACTTATCATAATCAAAAAGGCCTTTCTTGCCG GTGTTCGCGCTCTTCATTAG